Proteins encoded by one window of Desulfobacteraceae bacterium:
- the recA gene encoding recombinase RecA, which translates to MRDTQDKEKAVESAISQIERQFGKGSIMKLGSRPIVEVPTISTGSLALDRALGIGGIPRGRVTEIFGPESSGKTSLALHAVAEAQKRGGIAAFIDAEHALDTVYARKLGVNCDELLVSQPDTGEQALEIADMLVRSGAIDILVIDSVAALVPRAEIEGEMGDAHMGLQARLMSQALRKLTGTIGKTNTAVVFINQIRMKIGVMFGNPETTTGGNALKFYASVRMDIRRTGAIKDGQEVIGNRTKVRVVKNKMAPPFKEAEFDIMYGEGISQTGDLLDMGVATEIIEKSGAWYSFEGERIGQGRENVKRFLQDNSDIFENIQNRVKAALGLQAPAPQPAEPAPAAD; encoded by the coding sequence ATGAGAGACACCCAGGACAAGGAGAAAGCGGTGGAGTCGGCTATCAGCCAGATCGAGCGTCAGTTCGGCAAGGGGTCGATCATGAAGCTCGGCAGTCGCCCGATCGTCGAGGTCCCCACCATCTCCACCGGCTCCCTGGCCCTTGACCGGGCGCTGGGGATCGGCGGCATCCCCCGCGGGCGGGTGACCGAGATCTTCGGCCCGGAATCCTCGGGCAAAACCAGTCTGGCCCTGCACGCCGTGGCCGAGGCCCAGAAACGCGGCGGGATCGCCGCCTTCATCGACGCCGAGCACGCCCTGGACACCGTCTACGCCCGCAAGCTGGGGGTCAACTGCGACGAACTTCTGGTCTCCCAGCCGGATACCGGCGAGCAGGCCCTTGAAATCGCCGACATGCTGGTGCGCAGCGGCGCCATCGACATCCTGGTGATCGACTCCGTGGCCGCCCTGGTGCCGCGGGCCGAAATCGAAGGCGAAATGGGCGATGCCCACATGGGCCTTCAGGCCCGCCTGATGAGCCAGGCGCTTCGCAAGCTGACCGGCACCATCGGCAAAACCAACACCGCCGTGGTCTTCATCAATCAGATCCGAATGAAAATCGGGGTGATGTTCGGCAACCCGGAAACCACCACCGGCGGCAACGCGCTCAAATTCTACGCCTCGGTGCGCATGGACATCCGGCGCACCGGCGCCATCAAGGACGGCCAGGAGGTGATCGGCAACCGCACCAAGGTGCGGGTGGTCAAAAACAAGATGGCGCCGCCCTTCAAGGAGGCCGAGTTCGACATCATGTACGGCGAGGGCATCTCCCAGACCGGGGACCTCCTGGACATGGGGGTGGCCACCGAGATCATCGAAAAAAGCGGCGCCTGGTACTCCTTCGAGGGGGAGCGCATCGGCCAGGGCCGGGAGAACGTCAAGCGCTTCCTGCAGGACAACTCCGACATCTTCGAGAACATCCAGAATCGGGTCAAAGCCGCCTTGGGGCTGCAGGCGCCAGCACCACAGCCGGCCGAGCCCGCGCCGGCCGCCGACTGA